TCTGGCTCCGTGTTGTCACACGTTTTGCGCGAAGCTTCCTCGAGTAACACCAATCCGGTGCCGTTCCAGACCCATCTGTTCCACAGTCCGCATTCGCCAACGCCGGACCCTTTAAAGTAGCTGATCAACTGACGATCGGCTGGCACCCAACGGGCATTGTAAATCAAATCGGTGGCGATTGGACCGCTTTCAGACATCCTTGCGACATGAACCTGACGTGCAGCCCCATCCTTGCCCGCATAAATCGCGACATAAGGGCTGTTGTAGGCCGTCGGAGCACCACACGGCACGATATAAAGGGATGCGCCGTCCTCCAGCGGAACGCGAACTGCATTCAGGCTGGCAAAAATGGTCGGGTCGATCGAAGAACACAGGCGGTTGGCGTGCCAAATCGCGGAAACTTCGGCTGGGAGCTCCTCCGGAGCCAGAATGGGAAGCGCATGCGGTGCGTTGATCGGAGGCTCAGATCCGGGCGAGACAATGGCCGAGGCCGTTCCTGTCCTGTTTTGCCGGTTGTCCAGCCAGAGAAGGCCCGACTTCAAACCCTGTAGAGGAATGGAAACGGATACTGTTTCCGCACTGCCTTCTCTGGGCATGTGCACGGTCAGTTCTTGCCCTGTTTGCAGTGCCGTAAGCAGTGTGGATGTGACTGCACCCGTTGGGTACCAGAAGCCTTCGCCGCCCAGCGGCCGGAAACCGGGTGGTGATGTAACTGCAGCCTGAATTTCCCGCAATTGTTCGATGGGCAGGGATTCTATCGTTGTCCCGTCGACATCGAAGCGCAGTGTGCCGGTCTGGGGGAGGACAGTGTTTGTGGTCAGCCGCAGCAGCGGTTGGGCATCCGCACGCCAATCCCGGACAATCCGCAAATCAACCCAGACGGACTGGTTCCGGGTGAAAGATGAGGAGAAGCAGGCCCCGGTGCTTGCGCAATCGACAAGCCAAGTATCGAACACCGGCGCTGTGCGCCCTGGCTGAGCTTGGGCGCTTCCGGCAATTCCAAGGGCCAGAAGAGTTGCCGTGACAGCGCTGAACAGTCGTAACGTCATTCGGTGCCGAACCTGATTTCTTTAGCTCTTCCAACAAGAGCCTCTCACCTTTTACGAAATCAACGCCGCAAGGTGAACCCATGGACCATTACAAACATGCAGCTCTGGCGATTTGTCCCGTATTTGTTACAAGGGGCAGGATAACTTTCATCCAGGAGATAACAGTGGCGCAAGACATGTCGAATTCGGATTCCGGGGCAGGAGAGACTGGCCAGGGTGAGGAGATGCCGCCGATCCAGATCATGATTGTGCCTGTCACGGGGTTCCAGCAGAACTGCTCCGTGATCTGGAACCCGGCGACCATGGTGGGCGCCGTCGTTGATCCGGGCGGCGATGTCGACACCATCATGGCCGCAGTCAAAGAGAAAGGCGTGAAAGTCGAGAAGATTGTTCTGACCCACGGCCACATAGATCACATCGGCGGCGCTGCTGATCTTGCCGAACGCCTTTCAGTTCCTGTCGAGGGACCGCATGAGGCCGATCAACCCCTGATCGACCGGGTTGCCGACCAGGCGGCCCAGTTTGGAATGGGGGAAGCCAAGCCGGTGTCACCCGACAAATGGATGCAAGAAGGGGACGTCCTGACAATGGCGGGGCGTGAATTCGACGTCCTCCATTGCCCAGGCCATTCACCAGGCCATCTGGTTTTCATCGACAAGGAGTTGCGGCTGGCGATTTCAGGTGATGTTCTCTTTGCCGGGTCCATAGGACGGACCGATCTACCGGGGGGAAGTCACGAGACGCTGATCAAGTCGATCACTGAAAAGCTTCTTCCGCTTGGAGACGATATCTCGTTCTTGCCAGGGCATGGGCCGGCATCGACGTTCGGCCACGAGCGCCAGACCAATCCATTCTTGACCTGAGCATCCGGCCGGATCGATCAGAGCAATGATTCCAGCTCATCGATCCGGTCATTCACCAGCCAGCCATAATAGTTTTCGCGCGGCCACGAGTTGCCGCTGCGGCGGAACTTGGCGGCACGGCTCCATGGGTCCCCGAGATTGTAGAGCGTTGCGGTCAATCCGGGGTTTTTTGAAATGTCCACTTTGCCGACAGACTTGTAGGCGTCGATTGCGTCCCGGATGATCGCGGCCATGTAGTGCAAAGACTGATTTGGATCCATGGTCGCCTTGTAGACGCCTTCCGGATTTGTGGACTTCAACTTGCGGAAATTGCTGGTGCGTGCCACCCGATCGGTCATCTTCAGAACCGTCAGCGGGCTCAGCTGACCGAGACCGAAGCTTTGGCCTGCATAGAGCGGTTGGAAGAACGCCTCGTTGAAGTTCTTCCGGGGATAGCGGACGCCATCGACGCTTTTGCCGCGAAAGCGGCTGTTCCAGACCTGTTCGTAACAGGACCAGCGCCGGTCGCTCGCTTTTTGCACGTGCTCCTTGCGGCACCTGTCAAATTGCGGGCGCTCCACAAAAGTTTCGACTTGCTCGCCATTGAGCTCAAAGTCGAACCGGATGCCGGCGTAAGCCATCGCCTTCACGTAGTAGGACTGTGCGCTGTCGAGAGTGTCATAGTTGTAGGTATGTTCGCCGACGATCGCCCCGACAATGTGAATCGGATCAATGCCATACCGGCTCGCGACGCGTTTGATGGATGACATGAGCCGCCGGTCACGCCTTAAAACGCTTAGCACCTTTTCGAATTTGGCGTCGTATGACGAATTGGAGGCTGAGGTCCTGCGGGATGAGGCGAAGGGGATCTTCGGTTGAGAGCGGTACCGGTTGCCTTCCGGGACCACCCGCACCGATTGGGCATGAGCGGAAGTTGTTAGCCCATGGTTACTACCGATCGGTAGTAAATGCCCCAGGCAGAAAAACACTGCGAACATGGCAATGGGAGCGGTGACCCTATGGACGACAGTGGTGCGTTTCATGTTTTTGCTCGGGGCCAACGCTCTTAATGTATCGCACCCTCGAATTGCGGGTGGTGGATTTCAATGGTCCGTAACCGTGTATATTACGCAACGTTACAAAGCGGCATATTATTTTGTTTTATGGCTGCGAAAAAAACACTCTTCCCGGCGTGATGCAACTCTGCGAACCTCATACATCCAAGCCATCAACAAGGAAGTGATACAAATCACAAAGGCTTGTCCGCCCCCGTACGTAATGCATGCGCCGCCGCCTCAAGACCCTTTGCGAATGTTTGGTCCCATGTGTAACCGGACATCAGGCGGAACGCACAGTTCATCATAATAAGCCCTGCTGTTCCTCAATCCACACATCTCCCGTTGTATCGAGACATACCAGAGCGCCTCGCACGCTTCGGCAAGGTGGGGAGAGATTGTTTCCTCTGTGGATTCTGCGTCCGCCCTTGCGGCGTCGAGCTTTCGTAAGGCAGTCTCGAGCCGCTTCTGCAGCCGGAACAGCGTTGCGGCTTTCTCGTTGAGAATCTCGTTCTGTAGGGCCTGTGACAGCGGATCTTCATCATTCTTCGGTTTGTGAAGGATCTGCGGTGGCCGTACGGACATGTTTCAATCCTGAGAGCAGGGGCAAGGAACGGTTCAAGACACAGCGGACTTGTTTTTTGTCAGTATGTCCTGTGCCCAAATTAAACCCCCGAGGGCAGCCAGTTTCAAGGCGCAGGGGAGGGCTGCATATGTGAGGCTTAGGACCCAATCCAGTCTCGGCGTCATGTCTCCCCCCGGTACATAGCCTAAAACACCAAGGATCGGCAGGGCCAATCCAGTCGCAGCCGCAAGAGACGTCTTGGAAAGCAGCGCCATCAGTGAAAAGAGGCGCGATGCATCAGTCTGGCGGTCATCAGCGTCGATGTGGTCTGCAAGAATGGCAGGTGGCAAGGCCAGGTCTGCCCCGAGAGCCAGGCCCGACAGCGTGCACACAATCGCATAGGCGGCAATATCTCCGCGACCAAGAAAAACGGCCCATATGAACGTAACGATCGCGAGCCCGAGCGAGAGTTGCCAAGCTCGGATTTTCCCAAACTTCGATGCCAATTTGATCCAAAGCGGCATGGATGCGGTGCCGGACAGGAAATAGATTAGCAAAAACAGTCCTGTATAAGGCTCCGCGCCGAGCCGGTCCCGCACATAAAAGAGAACAAGAACCGCGGGAATTGCGCTGGCGAAGGTATTCAAAAGAACGAGGGAAAAGAATACTGACCGCCAGCGGTCCTTCAGAAGGCTCAGCCAGTTTGGCCGGTGATGCGCTTGCTTGGGGGCGGAGAGCTCAGCCGACTTCATCCATGAAAGCAGAAGCAACAAGCCGACAACAAGAAGCGGCAAGTAAGCGACCGTTAGGTAATGAAACGCCTGTTCCTGCCCGGCCCATTGTGTCAGCAGGGTTGGTGTGATGGCGGCTGCAAGCAATCCAAGAAGACCAAGGGCCTCGCGCCCGCCGGTGATCCGTGTACGGTCTTGAGGGCGCGACTCCCATAAGCCACCCAGGGTTTGAAGGTTGATCGTGACGATCGAAAATCCGGTGGTGCAGATAAGAACCGATAACGCAAACCATGGGAGTGGTGCAGAGGTTAGTGGATGAAACAGCATCCAGAAACCAATGCCCAACATTACAGTTCCCACAGCCAGGATTTTTGGCCGGTGCGAGTGGAGCCGGTCACTTATGCTGCCGATGAACGGATCTTGAAACGCGTCAATCAACCGTAGGGCCAGGAGGACGACGCCAAGGCTTGCAAGGGACTGACCCAGTGTGACGGCATAGAAGTCAGGCGCATGCAGATAAATCGGCAGACCGGCGAAGGACAGAGGGAATGCCAATGCGCCATAGACCAGGATGGACCGCGTCGTAATCCGGCCAGAAGTCTGTCCGCTAGTCGCCAGGTTCACAGTTCGCCCGGTCTCGGTTGCTGTCTGCTCGGAGATCGTCAAGAGCCGGCGCCGACCAATTTCGCGCGCAACCGCGGGTTTTGGGTGTTGCTGCCAAGCCAAATGTCAAAAAAATGTTTTGTGAAAGCTGGGTCCGCGATTGTGCCGATCTCTTTGTTGCCGAGATAGAAAACACTGCTTCCAGACGCGGTGCGGACCCCAGTTATGGACTGACCGGAAGACACATTGGGGAAAATCGCTGTCATCTGCTTGGTCCAGCCGTCCAGTTGAGCCTTGGAAACCCCCTGTTTGGCCATTTCCTCTGCGGATTTTTCGGCAATTGCTTTGCCTTTGAAATTGCGCAGATAGGTGAGCCGCAGAGCAAATGGATTGGACGAAGAATACACCCCGTTTGGTGCGTAAAGCTCAGCATCGAAGACGTTGAAGCCAAGAAACTTCATGCGGCCTTCTCCAACTAGGCTCGCCGAAGGGACAGACCTTGCGGCAGCGCCCAAATCTGCATGAGCTGGGCCCGAACCGAAGGAAAACATGATTGCGGTACACAAAGCCACCGCAATAAGGATACGTTTGGTCCAGGGATATCTTTGCTGAATTTGCACACCGGCCTCCTTGTTGGATCCCCCGGTGTACGAAGTACGTAGGATTATGGATTGCCGGCCGCTGCCGGCTATTCGCTGAAATTGGCTGGGTGATTGCTGAAGTGACCGTAGTTTTGATCCGTTAGCTTTTTCTTCAGAACAATACAATGTCCACCAATACCCTTGCATATTTTCCCAATATTCGCAGGAGTTTTGTCTTGTTGAAGGAGTGTTTGGCTGCGTTCGATTAAGAGAAAATTTGCAGTCTTCCGTTATATCTCTTCCGAACCTTATAGGGGAAGATTATGAAGTTCTGGCAATCAGTGAAATTCACCACGACTGTACCAATCGTGGCCGTGGTAGCGGTGGCGTTTATCGCCTTCGCCTACATCACATCCTCTCAACGTGTTGCAGCTGTGCAGCAAGCTTTTGAACAGCAAATCAGCATGAGTGCCAACCTGACCAACCAGGCTCTGGGCAATGCGATTTGGGATTTTGATCAGGACCTCGCCAATACGCTGCTTTCGCCTTTCCTCGATAATCCGAATTTTTCCTGGGCTATTGTGCAGGAAAAAAATGGCGACGTTTTTGCCTCACTGATCCGAGATGAGAAGGCGGTCAATGAAGAACTGATTGGTCTCATCCCTGAGGAACTGCGTGGTGAAGACGCGGCAGCAACGACAACTTTCTTCTCCGACTACAACTATGAAATAGGTATCAAGCCGATTACGCGCGGAGATGGTGATTCCGTCGAAAAGCTCGGTATGATGTACGTGGCGTTCGACATCTCTGCGATCAACACTGCACGCAGCGAAGCGTTGATGACAGCGCTGGTTATTACAGTGATTGCGATCCTTGCTGTGTCCTTGGTGCTGGTTGCTTTGATTCGCCGGATTACCGGTCAGATTGGAACTTTGTCCGACACAATGGGAACGCTTTCGAGCGGCAACTACGATATTGCCATCCCCTATGTCGAGCGTGTCGATGAAATGGGTCAGATGGCCCGTACGGTCGAGATTTTCCGGGATAACGGCCTTCGTCAGCGCGAGCTGGAACAGGAGCAGCAACTGAACATCGAGAATGAGCGCCGCCGCCAGACCGCGCTCGATGAGATGATTTCAAGCTTCCGTGACGACAGTCAGCGCCTGTTGGAGCCCGTCTCGCATTCCACCGACAGCATGGCCAATATTTCCGGGATTTTGATGGACCTTTCGACCACCAATACCGAACGGACAGCTTCAGTCGCTGCGGCAACCGAACAGGCTTACGCGAGTGTTCAAACGGTCGCATCGGCTTCCGAAGAACTGTCCGCCTCCATCGGGGAGATTTCCCGGCAGATCGGCGAGACGAGCGAAGTTGTCTCGACGGCCAATGACAAAGCGACTTCTGCCAATGAGCAGGTTGCAAGTCTTGCGGCGTCGGCCCAGAAAATTGGCGCGGTTTTGCAGCTGATCCAGGAAATTGCTGAACAGACAAACCTTCTGGCATTGAATGCTACCATTGAGGCAGCACGTGCAGGTGAAGCGGGCAAGGGCTTCGCAGTCGTTGCGGCCGAAGTCAAAGAGCTGGCAACGCAGACCTCGAAAGCGACGGAAGAAATCTCTGCTCAGATCAACGCTATCCAGGGCGCATCGGCAGACTCGGTAGCAGCAATTGAAGAGATTGCGACCATCATGGAGCGTGTGAACGAATTTACCAACTCCATCACCGAAGCATTGGAACAGCAGGGGGCTGCGACTGAAGAAATTAGCAGTTCGATCCAGGAAGTTGCTTCCGGCACCAGGGAAATCAGTGAAAACATGACTGGTGTGAAAGCTGCCGTTGACGATACCACCGAGTCGGCATCTGAGGTGTCTGTTACATCTTCTGAGGTTGCTGAAAATACACGCCAATTGGCGACCCGGATTGACGATTTTCTGAAAACAGTGGCAGCAGCCTAAAGGTCGCCAACCAGACCAGAGGCAAGGGTCCCACGTGGTTCGCGTGGGGCCCTTTTTCTTTGGTGGCCTGATTGCTGGGTTCGGCTTCACAATTGTTTTTTGCAAGTACTGTTCTATAGTGCTTGGACAGCAAAAAACGCGACTGTTGACAGTTTGTGGAATGCGGTGTGTTGGGCACGCAGCAGTTCCAGATTTTGGTCTTCCGTGCACACGGGCGAGATCATGCCTTCTGCCTGGACTGGTCTGACGGTCATATGATGCGGTGGTGGACACTATCCAAAAGGTAATTTCATGAGTGACTCTGATGTGAAGTTGCGCCTTAGCAAGCGGACCAAAACAGAGAAGCCGAAGCTCTATAAAGTGGTCTTGCTGAATGACGACTACACCCCCCGTGAGTTTGTTGTGCTCATCTTGAAAGGTGAATTCCGGTTGGACAGCGCCCAGGCGGATGTCGTCATGCTGACAGCGCATCAGAAAGGCGCGTGTGTCGTGTCAGTTTATCCAAAAGACGTGGCCGAAACAAAAGCCACCCGTGCGATCGACGCTGCTGGCCGTCTTGGATATCCCCTACAGTTTAGCGTTGAACCCGAGTAAAGTGCTTCGGCAAGATCGCTGGGTTGCTTCAAATAAATCAACAAAAAACCCGGCTCAATGCCGGGTTTTTCGATAGTAGTCTTGTTTATCAGTCCCGTAGCTTAACAACCTTGTCGTTGCCGCCGCTCGGGCCGTCGTCATCGGGATTCCCGTCGTCCGGTTTTGCAGCACTTTCAAGGAGGTCATCGTCCTCATCCGTGACGGGAAGCGGGTCGGTAATTCCAAGGTCGGCTGCAGGGTCAAAACTCTCGGTCAAACCAAGTTCTTCAGCTGGCCCGCGGCCCTCCATCGCCATCTGGTAGTTGGCAATAACGGTCTTCAGCTGCGCGATCTGTTCATTGGCCGTGTCGACCTGTATCTTGTACCGCTGCAGGCGTTTATTTTCATCGACCAGATCTTCCAGATTGTCGGCGAATTTCTGGTTCTGGTTCCGCTGGTGGTTCAAATCGGTCAGCGTGGAGTTGTAGCGCAGGTTGACCTCACGCAGCTTGGCTGTTGTCGCCATAAGCTCGTTGCGGTCCTTTTCGTGGTTTTTCTGAGCACTGTCGAGTAGGTGCTCGATCTCCTGCATCCGCTTGACGAGTTCGCGGTTGCGCTCCTTGATTGTCGAATTCTCGCGGGCCATTTCCTGCAAGGACTGGGCGCCAATCCGGCGCTGCGAGGAGAGGTTCTCAATCTCGGCGTTCAGTGCGTAGACTTCATTGTCGTGTTTGCGCTGTTCTTCTTCCAAACGGGACTTGGCGTAGACAAGCTCCTGATTGGCGACATCAAGATGCGACTTCAGATCTATGTTGTCGTTTCGGAAGTCAATCAGTTCGCGCTTGGCAGCTTCAAGTTCGCTGGATGCCTGGTTGTTTTTGCGGATTTCCTCTTCCAACAGCTTGGCGCTCTCGGAGAGATTCTGCTGCAGTTCCTTCTCGCGGTGCTTGACGGCCTCAAGATCCGAACTCAGGCTTTCCGAGTGCTTCTCCAGGGTCTCAAACTTGGCTTTGAGATCGTTCAGCTTGCCAGAGAGGTCCGCAATTTGAGCATTGGCGTCGACCAGTTTCGCGCTCTGCTGGCGGTACTCTTCGTTGATCTTTTTGTTGTTGTCACGGATCGTGACGATGTCGTTCCGAGCCGTTTCCAGCGCCGTGCGGGTCTCCGTCGAGCGCTTGCGCAGCGAGTGGACCTCCGCCTGTGCGTCCTCCAGCTGGGTGGTGAGCGTCTTCACCTTGTGCTCAGCGTCCAGAAGGTCGGTAGAAATTTTGGCGTTTTCGGATTTCAGCCGGACCTCGGTCTCAACGCTGGCGCGTGAGCTCTCGATGTATTCAGCCATCATGCGGATGCTGGTCTGGCTTTCCGCAGCGAACGCGGCCATCTGGTCAAAGGTCTGGGTGAGCCCGCCAACACGGCCTTTCAGGCCATCCAGCTGGTTCATCTTTTCCTGCATTCTCAAGGCGAACGGCGACAGCTGTTCCACGTTGGAAGACGTGTCCTGCTCCGATATCTGTTCCGTTACGGTCTCGATCTTCTGGTCCAGGCCTTCGCCGGGGCGCGAGGATTTCGAGAAAATGCCCATTCCGTGCTCCTGAAGTGCCGCGAACGTCATTGGTCTCGCGGGATACGCAATACATTAAGCCTTTTTTAACCCAATTGGAGGGGCCGTACAACGACTCAGACGGTGAAGCCCACATTACACCGGTCAGTGTTACCTTAAAAAGAAGGATATCCCCGGCATTTTAGCCAAAGTTCTCGAATGGTTAACATGCGAACGCACAAGGCTGCGCCTTGCATTTCGGGCGAAAAGCGCGAGAGGCCACCGCCAAAATAAAGGAGAGTTACATAGGCCGCCGATCGTCAGGCAATGTCGACGTAGTAGGCGATGCCTTCGTAACTGAACTGACCCATCGTCTGGACGCTGTCTCTTTCTGCATCAACCGCAGTGTAGAAATGGTTGCCGGTCTCGGTGTTGAAGAACCGGTACAGCGCAGTGCTGCTTGCCGTATCACCAGCATAGGCCTGATATGCAATTCCCTCGTAGACAAAGGCTGCATTATTGTTGGTGACGTCTTCCCGTTCGGCTTCGCTCGATGTGTAAAAGTGCGTTCCGGTCTGGGTGTTGTAAAAGCGGTAGACGTTTACAAGGCTGGACAGGTCCGTGCTGGAGTTTGCGGACAGAAATGCCACCCCTTCGTAAGAGAAGGAGGACGCGTTGGCGATGACAGTATCCCGTTCCGCTGAGCTGGCGGTATAGAAATGCGTCCCGGTGTCTGTGTTAAAAAATCGGTAGATTGCATTCTCAACGGTGGTCACGACCGGCGTCGTTGTCGTCGTTGTGTCCATGTAAACGTCGTTGCTGGCGATGTTGGATGTCAGCCAGTTTTCGTGCCCGGCAACCGACGCCGCGGCCGCGCTGGTCGAGACAATGCCGACCACACTGACGTCGCTGCCGCTGCCGGTGAAGATCGGACCGCCACTGTTGCCTGAATTGATTTCCAGGAAACCGGTGTCGACATAGTTGTCGACGACATCCTTGTAGGCATAGCCGCTGTCGAAGGTCAGGTTGTTATCGTAGCGCCCCGGAAATCCGAACACGCTGACATTTCCGCCCGTGTAGCTGTAGTTGATCCCGAACCAGCCATAGATATCGCCAGCAGCCTCGCTGAGAGAGAGGAGAGCGATATCTTTCTCCGCCCCGCCGAGCGTAAAGGCCTGATTGTCGCCGCTGTAGATCAGCCCGTCATTATCGGGGTCGAAATCGGTATAATAGTTGTAATAGGCGGGCGTATAGAAGGTCGGATTGGACTCATCCGGGTCGTAGGAGAAATAGATCTTCACCTCATCCGCCAATCCGCCGAGCGTCGTGTCGTAGATGGAGTGGCTGGCGGTGAGAACGTCGTTGCGCCCGACAAGAACACCGGAACTGACAAAAGACTGGCTGCCCCAGGTGGCGACAATAAAGGCAACGGCCTGTCCTGGATAACTGTCGTCGTTCGCTTCAAATGACATGTCTTGGTCCGGTTAAGTCTGCTGATGGTTCGGGTTGCACCGTTGTATGAACCCGGCAACGCGTCTTTTCTTCCCGATGAGGGCGTCATGCCCGCGCCTGCGCGTGTCTTTTACTGAGTATAGCGCGGGTGTTAACAATCGCTGTAATCTGAAACACAGTTTTTACGTTGCGGGATCTGTTCAGGGGCGTTTTTTTGGCCGTTCACATGATCGTAAACGTCAACCGGATTGGATTTGCGTCAGACCATGTGCCCTGGGCAAATTTCCCCAGATTGTCCGGCCCGATGCAAATAGTTGAGGTGCACGCCGTTTTTGCCTTTATTAAACCGCAATTCTCCGCTATAGAAACTGTTATCGATATTGCTGACGAACTTTGTATCTGCGCAGGCGACTGTGAACTGAACGATCTTCCCTCTCAACGTCGACTTCACGCACGGACCGCGCATTGTGGAACGGGCATTCTTCTATGACCGATTGAAAGGGCATCGTTATGACCATCGGTACAGTTAAATTCTTCAACTCCACCAAAGGCTACGGCTTCATTCAGCCGGAAGATGGCAGCAACGACGTGTTCGTCCACATCTCCGCTGTTGAGCGCGCCGGCTTGGCAACTTTGAACGAAGGTGACAAGGTCAGCTTCGAAGTTGTTCAGGACCGCCGCTCCGGCAAGTCTGCAGCCGACAACCTGTCCGCTGCCTGATAAGTTCTGATCGTGCGGTGCGTCCACGGGACCCGCGGCGCGACCCTGATAAGACCATTGAAGGCCGGAGCATTCTTGCTCCGGCCTTTTTGTTTTCTCGCACCGGAAGGATCCGGGAAACATGCCAAAGCGAATGGACAAGGACAGCCTTTTCAAGGCGGTCCCGCAGACACCGGTGACCAAAGCCGAAATCACCAAAAAGGCAGCGCAGGATTTGGCGCATGCTGAAACCGAAGCTCGCCGGATCAAGACCGAAAAATTGAAGAAGGCCCGCCTTGAACAGGAAGTCAGCCGGCTGGCAGAAGCTGGCAGCAAGCCGAAGGGGAAATAGACAGCGGCTGTCTGTCTGCGGCTTACCACCGTCTGATCAGAAGAGGTTGGCTTGGGGGCATCGCGGCAGAGACGGTGCCGCGCAGATCCCACATGCGTTCTTGGTTTTGGCCGGTCGATCTGCTGAGTTTTTCCGGCAATATAGCCCTGCAACAAAAAGCCCGCCGCGAGATGTTCCTCCGGCGTTTTGCTCAAGATGCTTGCCGTTGGTCACAGGAGTGGCGAGGCGTGTCAGGCCTTGCCTGCGCAGCAGATGTAAAAATACGTTTGTCCGGCAAAGGCTGGTCCGCCCCGCCCGGGCCTTCAGGAGGATCTGGCTTGCTCTTCAACGGACCAGCGGGAGAATTGTCTCGTGTTCCCGTGTCAGGTGAGCACCTAGTTTGGTGAATTTGAAATTCGCCTTATCAAGTTGGCGTCTTCCGTAGCGAATCTCAAATTCGAAAACCACATTAGAAACATATGCTTGCTTGTCACTTTTTGAAGCTGAAGTTTGTTCTGAGCAGGCTGGAAACTGAGACGAACTTCAGGTTCAGTGATGAGCCCTCCACAGTCGCCGGCGTTTTTGAGGCGCGGCGGCAACTGCCTGCCGCCGTCTCGCCCGGATCCTTGTCCGGTGCGCGGATCGCTAGAGCATCGGGCATTTTGTTGAAAACGCCCAAAGATGCTTGGCCACTTTAGAAGCGATCAGCTTTGGGTGTTCAATCGATCGCGATTTAACGCCCGCTGATCTACCCCGCCGGCCCAGACCGGCCCGGCCTGCTCCCTTCTGCGGGACGGTCCCCCGGAAAGCCCAAGTGAGCCGGCACGCAAGAAGTATACGGGCAGGGGCAAGAGGCGTGGATAAGATTTCTTTGTGTCAGGAGGGATCGCACTTGCCGTCCCGGACTTGATCCGGGACCTGTTTCACTAGCGTTGGTCTCTGACCTGGGTAGCTTGTCCGCGACCCGATCCAGAGGGCCTTCCCCTTGGTCCCGGCTCGGAGGCCGGGACGGCGTAGAAGGCACGTCCTCGCCACATCCTCTGCCGTCATCCCCGACTTGATCGGGGATCCAAGCGGTGAGGTGCTCACCCGATCAGCAGTGCTTGTGACGAATGAACCGCATGGATCCTCGGGTCACGCCCGAGGATGCCGGAGTGGGTGGCGAGGCCTTGCCACACGCCCAGCCGTCACTGTGGAGCGAGTTTCCGGGTCCCCATATCCGTAGAACGACAATGGATAGGCACCGCCCGGCCACACTCTCTACCATCACCCCGGACCCGATCCGGGTCCTACTCGTTTCCAGAGAAGCTAAGATAATGTGCGGCCAAAACCCAACCCACCGGCGTCA
This window of the Roseibium alexandrii DFL-11 genome carries:
- a CDS encoding DUF1176 domain-containing protein, translated to MTLRLFSAVTATLLALGIAGSAQAQPGRTAPVFDTWLVDCASTGACFSSSFTRNQSVWVDLRIVRDWRADAQPLLRLTTNTVLPQTGTLRFDVDGTTIESLPIEQLREIQAAVTSPPGFRPLGGEGFWYPTGAVTSTLLTALQTGQELTVHMPREGSAETVSVSIPLQGLKSGLLWLDNRQNRTGTASAIVSPGSEPPINAPHALPILAPEELPAEVSAIWHANRLCSSIDPTIFASLNAVRVPLEDGASLYIVPCGAPTAYNSPYVAIYAGKDGAARQVHVARMSESGPIATDLIYNARWVPADRQLISYFKGSGVGECGLWNRWVWNGTGLVLLEEASRKTCDNTEPDLSKWSNTWPLKNASK
- a CDS encoding MBL fold metallo-hydrolase, whose amino-acid sequence is MPPIQIMIVPVTGFQQNCSVIWNPATMVGAVVDPGGDVDTIMAAVKEKGVKVEKIVLTHGHIDHIGGAADLAERLSVPVEGPHEADQPLIDRVADQAAQFGMGEAKPVSPDKWMQEGDVLTMAGREFDVLHCPGHSPGHLVFIDKELRLAISGDVLFAGSIGRTDLPGGSHETLIKSITEKLLPLGDDISFLPGHGPASTFGHERQTNPFLT
- a CDS encoding DUF1402 family protein; protein product: MKRTTVVHRVTAPIAMFAVFFCLGHLLPIGSNHGLTTSAHAQSVRVVPEGNRYRSQPKIPFASSRRTSASNSSYDAKFEKVLSVLRRDRRLMSSIKRVASRYGIDPIHIVGAIVGEHTYNYDTLDSAQSYYVKAMAYAGIRFDFELNGEQVETFVERPQFDRCRKEHVQKASDRRWSCYEQVWNSRFRGKSVDGVRYPRKNFNEAFFQPLYAGQSFGLGQLSPLTVLKMTDRVARTSNFRKLKSTNPEGVYKATMDPNQSLHYMAAIIRDAIDAYKSVGKVDISKNPGLTATLYNLGDPWSRAAKFRRSGNSWPRENYYGWLVNDRIDELESLL
- a CDS encoding DUF6665 family protein codes for the protein MSVRPPQILHKPKNDEDPLSQALQNEILNEKAATLFRLQKRLETALRKLDAARADAESTEETISPHLAEACEALWYVSIQREMCGLRNSRAYYDELCVPPDVRLHMGPNIRKGS
- a CDS encoding MFS transporter, with product MTISEQTATETGRTVNLATSGQTSGRITTRSILVYGALAFPLSFAGLPIYLHAPDFYAVTLGQSLASLGVVLLALRLIDAFQDPFIGSISDRLHSHRPKILAVGTVMLGIGFWMLFHPLTSAPLPWFALSVLICTTGFSIVTINLQTLGGLWESRPQDRTRITGGREALGLLGLLAAAITPTLLTQWAGQEQAFHYLTVAYLPLLVVGLLLLLSWMKSAELSAPKQAHHRPNWLSLLKDRWRSVFFSLVLLNTFASAIPAVLVLFYVRDRLGAEPYTGLFLLIYFLSGTASMPLWIKLASKFGKIRAWQLSLGLAIVTFIWAVFLGRGDIAAYAIVCTLSGLALGADLALPPAILADHIDADDRQTDASRLFSLMALLSKTSLAAATGLALPILGVLGYVPGGDMTPRLDWVLSLTYAALPCALKLAALGGLIWAQDILTKNKSAVS
- a CDS encoding chalcone isomerase family protein, yielding MKFLGFNVFDAELYAPNGVYSSSNPFALRLTYLRNFKGKAIAEKSAEEMAKQGVSKAQLDGWTKQMTAIFPNVSSGQSITGVRTASGSSVFYLGNKEIGTIADPAFTKHFFDIWLGSNTQNPRLRAKLVGAGS
- a CDS encoding methyl-accepting chemotaxis protein; the protein is MKFWQSVKFTTTVPIVAVVAVAFIAFAYITSSQRVAAVQQAFEQQISMSANLTNQALGNAIWDFDQDLANTLLSPFLDNPNFSWAIVQEKNGDVFASLIRDEKAVNEELIGLIPEELRGEDAAATTTFFSDYNYEIGIKPITRGDGDSVEKLGMMYVAFDISAINTARSEALMTALVITVIAILAVSLVLVALIRRITGQIGTLSDTMGTLSSGNYDIAIPYVERVDEMGQMARTVEIFRDNGLRQRELEQEQQLNIENERRRQTALDEMISSFRDDSQRLLEPVSHSTDSMANISGILMDLSTTNTERTASVAAATEQAYASVQTVASASEELSASIGEISRQIGETSEVVSTANDKATSANEQVASLAASAQKIGAVLQLIQEIAEQTNLLALNATIEAARAGEAGKGFAVVAAEVKELATQTSKATEEISAQINAIQGASADSVAAIEEIATIMERVNEFTNSITEALEQQGAATEEISSSIQEVASGTREISENMTGVKAAVDDTTESASEVSVTSSEVAENTRQLATRIDDFLKTVAAA
- the clpS gene encoding ATP-dependent Clp protease adapter ClpS, which translates into the protein MSDSDVKLRLSKRTKTEKPKLYKVVLLNDDYTPREFVVLILKGEFRLDSAQADVVMLTAHQKGACVVSVYPKDVAETKATRAIDAAGRLGYPLQFSVEPE